TCGGTACTGCCGCTGCGCATGCACCAGGCGTTACCGTGACCGCATGCGCACTTCGCAGAGCTTCCGTCTCTCCGCCGTCCTCATCGTGGCCGGTGTCCTGGCCCTCAGCGGGTGCTCGTCGGCCTCGGATGCTTTCACCGGAAGCTGGGGGTCCACAGCCCAGGGACAACCGAACCTGACCATCAAGGACGACGGCACGTTCTCCGGATCGGACGGCTGCAATGCCATGTCGGGCAAGGGGTCCGTGTCCGGTGACACGTTCACCTTCGGCCCCTTCGCCTCGACGCTGAAAGCCTGCGACGGCGTCAACCCCTGGTTGAGTCGCGCCAGCACCGCCAAGGTCTCGGGCGACAACCTGGTGATCTACGCGAACGGCGGTCAGAAGGTGGGCACCCTTCCGCGCAAGTGACACCGACCGGCAGAAGACCCGTCGTCAGGAGGTGACCGTGGGTTTCTTGGCATACGACAGCAGCGCGCGGGTCCAGTTCGACGACGACACCCTCGCCCATGTGGAGGTCGTCGTGATCAACAAGCTCCTGCGCAAGGAGTCATTCGCCCTGAGCTGGCAGGAACCGGAGGACGACGGCGGAGGGCGGACCAGCGTCTGGATCGACACCGGACTGCCTCTGAGGTTCCGTTTCGCGCACCCGAGCGTCGGCCGACTGGATCGCGACTGGCTGGAGCAGCTGACCCGGGGCGCCATGAGTTCCCACGGGCTGGTCGTCGTGGACCGGCAGGGCCTACCGGTGACCGCACGGACCCAGCGGCACTGACCCGGACGGCTAGAGCTCCAATTTCTGCTCCACCACAGCCTTGGCCACGGCGGCGATCCCGAGCTGGTGGTTGCGGGCGTACGTCCGAAGCAACTCGAAGGCCTGCTCGATCCCGATGCTGCGCTTGTACGCGATCACTCCCTTGGCCTGCTCGATCACCACTCTGCTGTTCAGCGCGTGCTGGAGCTGCTCCCGCACC
This region of Leifsonia sp. fls2-241-R2A-40a genomic DNA includes:
- a CDS encoding META domain-containing protein, with protein sequence MRTSQSFRLSAVLIVAGVLALSGCSSASDAFTGSWGSTAQGQPNLTIKDDGTFSGSDGCNAMSGKGSVSGDTFTFGPFASTLKACDGVNPWLSRASTAKVSGDNLVIYANGGQKVGTLPRK
- a CDS encoding ATP-dependent DNA ligase translates to MGFLAYDSSARVQFDDDTLAHVEVVVINKLLRKESFALSWQEPEDDGGGRTSVWIDTGLPLRFRFAHPSVGRLDRDWLEQLTRGAMSSHGLVVVDRQGLPVTARTQRH